CAACCctctgcatgttcactcagaagcaaaTGCAATTacagacagtggggcttactcccagtaagcgTGGCTACAATTACAGCCCCAGGGcccaaacctgtgcatgtctacccagaaatcccattacagtcagcggggcttgctcccaggtaggcGTGGCTGggtttgcagcctgagaacccaaagCTACGCGCCTGCTCAGACGCAGCCTCAGGGCCCCCTGGCAGCGGGCGGGGCGCGCCCTCACCTGCAGGCCACCGGCCTCGGCGTGGTGCCGCTCCTCCAGCTCGCGCAGCTGCCGCTCGAGGGACTCGTTGGCGCCGCGCAGGCTCTCCACCTCGAGGGTGCGCGCCTGCAGCTGGCGGCGGTACTCGCCCAGCTCCTCGCGGCTGGCGCGGATGGCCTCGTGGCTGCGCGCCGCCTGCTGGCTGAGGTCGGCGAACTTGGCGCGGTACCACTCCTCGGCGGCCTGCAGGTTCTTGGCGGCCAGCGCCTCGTACTGGCCGCGCAGCTCCCGCAGCGCCGCCGTCAGGTCGGCCTTGGCGCCGTCGGGCTCGGGCGCGGCcggcggctgctgctgcgccTGCAGCTCGGCGCCCAGCTCGGCCAGCTCCTCGGCGTGCACCTTGCGCGCGAAGGCCAGCTCGTCCAGCAGCGCCTCCAGCCGCTTCTCCAGCGCCAGGCGCGCCAGGGCGGCGGCGTCCGCGTCCCGCTGCTGCGCGCGCAGGGCCTGCTCCGCCTCGGCGCGGGCGCGCGCCTCCTCCTCGCAGCGGCCCCGCAGGCGCTGCGCCTCCTCGGCCAGGCGCTCGCGCTCCAGCGCCAGCTGCGCGCGCGCCGCCTCCGTGTCGTCCAGCTGGGCGCGCAGCTCGCGCAGCTGGCCCTCGAACACCTCGGCCAGGCGGCTGGGCTCGGCGTGGCGCCGCCGCAGCGCGCCCAGCTCGCCCTCCAGCAGCCGGTTGTGCTGCTCCAGCTGCCGCACGCGCTCGATGTAGCCGGCGAAGCGGTCGTTCAGCCcctgcagctgctccttctcGCTCGCGCGCGTCAGGCGCATCTCGTCGTTCAGCGCCGCCGCCTGGCTCAGGTCCAGGCCGTCCGCCGGCGCCAGCCGCGGGTACGAGAGCAGCGCATGGCCCAGGCCCAGGCCGCTGCGGGTCGCCGACTGCGAGCGGTAGCCGCCGCCCAGGCGCGACGAGAAGCGCGGCGGCGCCGGCGGCTCCCCGAAGATCTTCCGGTAGGAGGAGGCCAGGTAGTGCGACTCCGAGCTGAAGCTCATCCTGAGGCTGAGTGGGCGCGCGCCGCCCCGGCGCCGCCTTATATACGGGGGGCGGGTCGCCGGCTGCGCTGCAGAGGCGGCGGGAGGGGGGGCTGTGCTCTTAGGGCGC
This portion of the Tiliqua scincoides isolate rTilSci1 chromosome 3, rTilSci1.hap2, whole genome shotgun sequence genome encodes:
- the INA gene encoding alpha-internexin produces the protein MSFSSESHYLASSYRKIFGEPPAPPRFSSRLGGGYRSQSATRSGLGLGHALLSYPRLAPADGLDLSQAAALNDEMRLTRASEKEQLQGLNDRFAGYIERVRQLEQHNRLLEGELGALRRRHAEPSRLAEVFEGQLRELRAQLDDTEAARAQLALERERLAEEAQRLRGRCEEEARARAEAEQALRAQQRDADAAALARLALEKRLEALLDELAFARKVHAEELAELGAELQAQQQPPAAPEPDGAKADLTAALRELRGQYEALAAKNLQAAEEWYRAKFADLSQQAARSHEAIRASREELGEYRRQLQARTLEVESLRGANESLERQLRELEERHHAEAGGLQDTISQLENDLRETKNEMARHLREYQDLLNVKMALDIEIAAYRKLLEGEETRFSTSSISISSLNPLSNPGYSFQPRIYSSSVVSSSKISSTLPFKKEEKEAKFASKISSGQVTEAFAEMIEETVTSTKKTEPTNLEESSIVNQKM